The Cydia splendana chromosome 7, ilCydSple1.2, whole genome shotgun sequence genome contains the following window.
CGcaccagttttggtgtctagcagtagtagttgccgcgcaccgctatggaacgaaCGCCTCACGCTTGCGCTTATATCTCTCgtatagacgcgttttgttagagagtgaaccttctgtacctagtactattatttattctgtgccaaagGTACCCAAAGTGCAAACGTCAAACTTTATAAAATGCTTGATACTTTATGCAGTGAAGTAGCATAGGCGAGGGCCACTGGTATGGCGTGGTTTTGTAACTGACATATTGCTGTCGGCCACAAAAGTCACTGGCGATTTCAcgaaatacttttttttttgatgcAATAATGTTTATTACATACCTGTTTATTAACCTTTTAACTGCCATAGAATTTGTCATCGAGCGTGCTTGTGTCGCCGGGGGGTACaaagttttgtcttatttatcagaccgcggcgaaatgagcccgattttgtttgtcttatatatcagtctaaggcggttaaaaggttaagaatgtaggggttattcccactagttatcaccaagttgttaccagtggtagtTACTGGGCTTTTTATctccaccttttaccactggtaacaacttggtggtaactagtgggaataacccgaatGTAGAATATACCGATGATGTATTGTATGATAAGAATGCAGTGACAGATCAACAATTTGGCTCATACAGTGACTTCTGCAGTCGACTCCTAGGGTAGGTTTTAATCATTTCTATTTTATACTACgatttttattataggtacctacagtcagcaacagaacgctggcccaatattacagggttctatgtttcacttttatcgaactgaaatttgaacattgtcatagtgacattaagtcgaatttcgactatcttgaaaatgtaacatagaaccctgtaatattgggccagcgaaaaGTAGGCCAGCGAATGAAAGCACCGAAACAATCTGCACAAAATAAATGAGCGTGTGCAGATCGTTTTGAACAGCTACTTGTGTTATTGAGCGTACACATAGCTAGTCTTGTGACATTGACGTGGCATTTATGTGTTATGGGCAGCGACACAACCTCTTACATTGTATATCCTAATTCCTAAGTCACATAAGCAGTGTAACCGCATAAGCAtctacatttttaattaagcacagtcaaatgtaaacatatgggtggacacatcatactcaaaaatatgtcccatagctcttatgtcagcgaaataaaaaacaatggcacatatttttgagtaagttatatgcacccatatttttacacttgactgtacctaactaAAATATTTAGGATGCTATATTTAGCAAGGTGTACCATGCACACACACCTTAATAACTTCCTAAACATGGTTTCATCTTTAGGATTCTGAATTAAGtaatatgtatgtgtgtgtgaagcgcttaaaggcctgtgcacaccggatgcgtgtgcgtagacgggcacgtgcgcgttgtagtatacagatctttatgagagacggcacaccgcttgcgtgacatgtgcttgtgcggctccaacattttagcgcacccGCAGCCGGTGTGGTCTGGCCTTAACATGGCCTTGAAACCATCGTTTCTACGTGAGTGTTGccatatatagatggtcaagcaaatcttgtcagtagaaaaagggcgggaaattgaaaatttttatgagatgatatcccttcgcgcctacatttttcaaacttgccgcctttttctactgacaagatctgcttgaccaactataatttATCTTATTATAAAATCGGTGACTTTATCACTTTGAttctaaattataaatattacctCAATGCTACAAAGTTAGCTATACCTACTGATATTCAAAATTAGAAAGAGTAATTTTATGTTTGCGCCAATGTACATCTAATTCCTGTAATGAGTTAGTTTCATGAAAAAGTCCTGAGTcgtcaaatattttttctattctttctaattttgaataccTACTACTTTAGCTATGTGTAATTGTTAGTTAGACCAATAAAATTGGTGTTATGTATAGTTAGTTAAGCGTAAATAGAGCGAGGGAAAATGGACCTTGTAACTATGGTAATAAAACTTTTCTTACGCAAATGTAGGAATATGAATTAAGAAACTAATGACGCAATTTTTTATTACGTTTATGCCTACTTGAATGAGTTGAATGTTTACAGAATGTTATATGCAAAAAATAATTTCCTTATGTTTCTCTTTCATGGATTTATACTTGTAAGAAATATCAGTACAATTTTATGTGAATTTATCTattatataagtaataattatcaATTGTGTTAGCGTTCAAGTATATTCCAACTGTTGATAAAGGACGCTACACACTGGCGGACCAATTTACTCCAAgtattttatttgttacaagTCAAACTAGATTAGTGAACTACTACTTAATTCAATAATATTACCTACAAAttgatattatataaatataaacaatgACACAGTGTGCTTGGCACAGGTAATTTGTTGATGATTCGATCGAGctccaaaaaataatatattcaaaTGATATATGATTACTGTAAGACTTCGGTGCAAAGAACTAATAGTATAACCATATCCCGCCAGTGTATCTTGTCTTTTATACGCAATTTAAGATATCAAATCCAATTTAAGATGTAAGGTATATTGTAAATGgtgattttaatttattgaaatatctcttgtgtatatttattttcttatacATACTGTACGGTTTACTTTTTGACTAAATGTGCTGTGACGAAAATATACTGATGTGTGAAGGTTTTGGAAAATATTTCATCTACACGATGACATTGTGTAGACCTTATTTTTTGTATACACTCtctttaaaatgtaattttgcTATATTGAATAAATATATATGAATTATTAGTGCTTTTACTTTACTGTTGCAAATTGCAATCCATTCCTAGGCTCTTAGACCCGCGCACACAGAGAGCGGACTCTGGAGTTCTGCGTTCAGAGTTCTACGTTTTTTGCAATGTGGGTAGGACCGCAGTGGTAACAAGAAAACTATACTCTTGCACAGCGACTGTCAATAGAAAatgcggcaaatttaaaaaatgtaggcgcgaagagttCAACGCCCATAGAAAATTCGATAACCCGTagcgccaattttttttttatttatggttTTTTTCTACTGATGGAAATGGCTCGGCAGACTGAAATATGCTTTGAAATCGTACCATAAACTTATCAAATAAAATGCTGTAAGAAATCAAGGTGGCTAACTTAACATAATATTGTGATTTATAATAACTCAgcagtaaaaatataaaacactaaaatGAAAGAAGTATATTTTAGCAATTTCctcttattattaaatatttatgagtaATCCCAGTAATTCATTTctttatatagtttgtcaaaagaaaaggatgagtatagtttttttgttcttaattactaattactgacaaatttggtttgaccaactatataaattaattttctcaaaaatggacggcaaagtcgactttgacgtctaaaaaataggtcgcgaagcgcgtagtttatggtcagtcaaaaattaaaaagttaaaaacattgcagtctcgattttgggactgcaatgttgcatacaaattccattatttgtcgagttccaaactttttaaaagttgaaatggccatatcaaatgaaggcacaggcccattaaacagccaaacagatgattagtaccgcgactatttagctgtctcaaataggttggcgtattttcggcacttctatttttttattaaaaaaataaaaaggcggcaaagctaattttttcaattgtttctacttttttctgtgaaaatatatacgtaagaacgttgcttctgtaaaatatttctaaaatatgtatatttctcgcaccatttttgagaaaagcactatatatgactcggctggaaggctacttgctggcttcggattcaattaaacggactcccaaggtcgtccgtttaatacgaatcctcagcctgcaagtagctacttccgagcctcgacaataatgtactatttctcaaaaatggacggcaaagtcgactttgccgtttaaaaaataggttgcgaagcgcgtagtttatggttagtcaaaaattaaaaagttaaaaacattgcagtctcgattttgggactgcaatgttgcatacaaattccattatttgtcgagttccaaactttttaaaatttgaaatggccatatcaaatgaaggcacaggcccattaaacagccaaacagatgattagtaccgcgactatttagctgtctcaaataggttggcgtattttcggcagaaaaatacacttctatttttttattaaaaaaataaaaaggcgtcaaagctaattttttcaattgtttctacttttttctgtgaaaatatatacgtaagaaagttgcttttgtaaaatatttctatgatatttatatttcttgcaccatttttgagaaaagcactatatatgactcggctggaaggctacttgctggcttcggattcaattaaacggactcccaaggtcgtccgtttaaaacgaatcctcagcctgcaagtagctacttccgagcctcgacaataatgtactattattgtgTGTAAACGAAAACGAAACGAAAATTCTCTGTATGATTTCTTATCTTCGTTTTATAATCTGTGTCATGCcaatcaaaaacataaatatcttgTCAAAACTGGCAACATTGGATCTAACGACGTTCTTTCGAGTGCGTGCGACATGACGCGCCGGTGaatttttacataaattgacGTAATTTTTATTCACATTTACCACAAATAAGGTGAAAAACATTTGTCAGACGATATTTACAAGTGCGTTTATCAGTGAATGTGTACATAACCTGCATTTTACTTGCAGATTTCACAATGGCCGATCAAGTGGATTCAATGTCAGATGCGGAGCTCCGGACAAAACTCGCGGAGCATGGGTTCCCTGTTATGCCAATAACGGCGTCAACAAGGAAGTTGCTGGTCAAGAAGTTGAAACTAGTGCTCGATAACAAGTCCAAGCCTCGCGGAGGCGGTGACAACAAAGCCGAGAGCAGACGCTCACTCGCGCGGTATTCGAGCGGAGAAGAGTCTGATTTGGACACCAACAATGCTCGCGAGAAACGTGCCGGCCGCCGCGCTACTACCGGCGGCGCCATGCTGCCGCCCGCCAGCAGCAAGACTCGGCGCGCGACGCCTAAGAAGGATTCGCCGGTCAAGCAAGATTCCGACAAAGGTTCCGAGTCTGATGAAGAGAAATCGCCTGTACGTACTCATGAAGAGGTTGAGACGGTGACGACGCGGCGTGTGACGCGCACGTACGCGGCCAAGGACGACGATTACGAGACTGGCTCGGACAGCGACGTGGACGCGGACCGCAAGACCACCTCGCCCTTCCGAAGCCACTCGCGCTCTAGTGATCATATCTCTAGTACCCTGCCTACTAACGACACCTCTACCAGCCCGCCCAAATCATCACTGTTTTCTCGGACAAGTCTACCAAGCTACTCATCCTCACTCTCATCAGACCACTTAAATTCAATCCGGTCTCGACTAGGCCTGACATCCACATTAGGCGACCGCCCCTCCGTAAGCAACTACACTTCCAATtacactacaagtacttaccagCCCTCAACTTCTACAATAGATGAGGTAGAATCTCCATATTTAAGTAATTTCACAAAACGCCTGTCTTCCTTAAAAGCGGAACCTTCGAAACCCACTTATGCTGACCGAGATATCAACAATGGAAGCAGCACACTTTTGCCTCGCAGATCCTACATATCGGGAGTGGCAAGACCTGATGTGGTAGACTACAAGTCTGCCAATGACAAAAAATTCTTGAAAAACAACCTTGTGTCCCTCGCTCTGGTGGTTCTagtagttgttttttttttttgcttatttttcatgtatatAGTTAAGAGAAATGATATCACTTCAGTGGTCGACGATCAGAGCAGTGTCCTGCCCATTTGTCAATTGAATATCCCAGGAAACCGACCCGGCATAAACTGTGTACCTCGGGAACAAATCAGTTATGCTAAAGACTTGTTGAAAGTCATACATCCAGAATTAACTAAGAGAGTCGCTGATTTTCAATGTGGGAAGCCTGGTGTTCTCCCTTACTTAACAGAAAGAGAAGTCCTAGATATAGCTGCTACAAGAGCCGACACCTCTGACATCAGTCAGTGCCGCATGGATCTAAATAATCTAGAGGTATTGCTTGTGAACAACCCTCGCTGGGGTCTCAGtgtagttcagcttaaaaattTGTATTCAAAAGATGCAGAGTTCACTCCGATAACATCCACTGATACAGTGGTGCAACAGCGCAGCAAGGGTAGTGTAGCTCTAACCTTAGCTGACCCATCCACACCCCTCTCTTGTCTCTTCATCAACACCCTATACTCCACTGGATCGTCTCTTGTGGTAATTGGACTACTCACATTACTGGCTCTGGGTTCCCAAAGGGGCTACAAATACTATGTTGCATATCGCAAAAGGAAGAGTGACGAGATCTACTCAATGGTGGAGCAAATCATAGATGTGATATCTCAGGAGACTGAAGATAGTGGAGAACCGTACATATCCGTGGACCATGTGAGAGATACTCTCATTCCACCTCAAAATAGAGAAAAAATGGCGTCAGTCTGGGATGCTGCTGTGAAATTTATTCAGAGGAATGAGAGCCGTGTGCGAATGGAGGTTCAATCCGTCGATGGGGAAGACTGCAGGGTGTGGCGCTGGTGTTCCGCTCACAGCAGCCCGAAACGCAGCGCGGCCTGGCAGGGACAGGCATTCGAGACCCAGGAAGGCTCTGTAAACAACTTGACCGTATCACCTACACCTTGCCTAAAGATCCGCCACATGTTTGACAAAAATGATACAAATGATAACTTGAGGATGGTGGTGCAGGATGCGATTCTAGAGAAGTGTGGCGAGCGCTGCAATGTTTTGCATATTGATGTCGACCGGGCTTCATGCTGCGTCTATGTGAAGTGTGCGAGCACAAGCGACGCCGGAGTGGTGTACCGCTCGCTGCACGGCTGGTGGTACGAGGGCCGTCTCATCACCGTGAAGTACCTCCGCCTGGAGCGCTACATGCAACGCTTCCCTAACTCTCCCTCTGTTGGGCCCTACCTTAAAATGTCCCGTCCACGCCGCACCTGGGATGAGTAACTACAAGCATCATAACGGACAAACTTTGCGGCTTCGACATAGAGTACTTTAGTTGCCGCTTAGCGTATTCTCATTCGGCctgattatttataattataacaactTGATTGTACCACGGCTGATTTTTCCCACTTCACCTAAGCCAATATTAAAACTCTGAAGATGGAAGAATCGGCCTCAAACTAATCTATTAAAGTTTGTGTTAGTTGTACCCATGTTTAGTAAATAAACTTACAAATTGTATCTTAAGCTATTTGTTGCAAGAATTGATTCTCTGATGCACTGCCTTTGTAATTTATTTGCTGATGAAGTCTAATGGACGCGGGAATCGATTCTTTCTctttcattttaattatttataagctATCGCTTAATATAAGCTCTATGTAGTTCACTCGACATTGTTATTAGTCGGGTCCACATAGGACGAATCgcctcgcgaggaaattgccgcgtGAAGCAGCTCGGTCGGCGAAGACTTGCCTCGGCCTCATTGCCCAGGCGAGGCACGTCTCCACCGACCGAAATGCTCGTTCTGTGTGGACCTATTGGTTAATTTGAATGCTAATTCATTTTGGTTCTTTTAttgataatttaaaattttaattacctGACATTAGATCGATAAAAGAATCAAAATCTTCATTACAATATTGAtccttataataatatattttaatagaatTACTTTCGATTAAATTACGCGATGTTATGTATTTCGAAAGCTGTCAATTAAAATAGATAACATATCAGTCATTTCATAAGTTTGCTGAGCCGAGCTGGCTAAAAATTTGGTCCTGATCTGAATATTTACTAGGTGCTGGTCGGAACACTATGCCTTATGTAGCTTTCCTTTCGCTTCATGTTTCTTTTCATATATGATGTAAGTTTAAGCATTGGCGTAGTTATGttggttagggtttttttttatgtattgaGTACATTCGGTCCCTAATATTACACACGAAACTTCACCTAATATTATTACAGACTTAATTAGGGTATTACCATCCATTTAGCTATATATACTAAATAGAAAGGTAGCTAAATTTTACGTGAGGTGCGCGCACAATGCCTCCCTATTTACTGGACCGTATATTAGAACAGATTTTCTATATAAGTACGCCAatgagtaggtaagtaatataattatatgtcgCTCACTCTAGCTTATTGTCTGTAAATAAACGGCATCACAAGTCTCTTTCGACACGATGGGCGCAAGTCGTTGACTTGTTTTGTTACTGAATTTACTGTTTTGGAATAAAATTGTTACAAAAGTAATTGTAAGTAGGATAAGTTAAGTATTCAGATtaaattttcattattttcagTTCAGTCACTCACAGCACAACGTAATATGTGTTACATTTAATAATAAGTTTGACATTTTTATTTGGATACTAACTGCTGTTTTAATTTCTAGCGTTATTTTATggattgatttttattttttaataaataatttaagtatgaagtcttgttttcttttaatactAGATAATAAGTAGGGATTGGGaagatatttgtatttttttacagatGTTACTAAAAGCTTTGATGACCTAAACTCTAACTCTAATTTGCGTTATGGGTCCatcataatattatataatttgactgtctacaagcttttatttaactttgtgTTATATAATCTTGCCATGTAAATTGAGACAATTTCGACTGGGCTTTTCGGTAAAAATGCAATGATAATGGTACGATCaactgttctgatgatggaagTCAAAGGTCGAATAACACTAAAGTAACTCATTGGATTTAGACTAACAAGGAAGGGAACCCAACTAGCCGGCTCcgatttgattaatttttatatatgttatagagtagtctaaaataacggacacgtattttaATTAGCAGCTCATACTCAACTTCCTGGGAGAAATTGGCCTCCAAAGTACTGAATTGACAAAACGCTCTTAACTTCTGTAGAGAGTTTTGTTCCAGCAAATTGCTAGTTAACGAGCCGGCCAGTTGGGTGACCTACCTTGTAAGTAGTAAGATGTTGAAATTAATAGATAAGCAGCTTtgtaataaaagcttgtaccataAATTAGTATTTTGTAAGACTACTACTTACAAGTAGTtatgtttaggtaggtacctaccatgcagatattaaaaaaaaatcacgtaaacgttcaaatatacatatattttataaaacatttaatatcatTAGCATTTGAAGTACATAGGATCGAGTTAGACTGTCAGACCAAGATAAATcggcaacgattttgacagcacacacaAGTCTGTGTGTGCTGTGTGTGTTTCTTGactgtacaagtgttatttacacgtcataatttcgtagaagtttgacgtttgaaataaccCTTGCACAGTcttgagctatcaaaatcgctgtagacttatcttggcctaactctatgatccttataaaaataaaactacttatTTTATATTCAACAACCCTCTCCCAAGGCAAGACACTGGAATGTAAGGAACTTCCGGAATtcaaacacatttttttttgtgatttccaTTTGTGACCGCCGTCCGGGACAACGGGAATGATTCAAATgacctattcccatctgtgtccggcggggacaaatgggaaaccaCCGAATTTTCGCAGCCGCGATCAGTAATGTAGCAATTGTTTGAGGGCACTGAAGCACCTCCACTTGTCGGGCAGGTACAGCGCCTCGAACACGTGCGGGAAGGGCGCGTCCCAGCCCGCCACGCGGGACACCGGCGCCTCCAGGTGCAGGAAGCATTcgttctagaaaaaaaaaatggttgtaaagtcggtttacggacggtaattttgcgtgataacgtcataagaaaacattaccattacattacgtaacgttaccatcgagatctgtccacaacgcgacactttttcgtgcatgctaccggtgttcatcgatttatatacatacatataatcacgcctatttcccggaggggtaggcagagaccacggatttccacttgctacgatcctgacatacctctttcgcttccttcactttcataacatccCTCATACGATTTATATGTCACGTCAAAAAGATTTTACTTCACATGTgaactaggtacctatttagaaAAGCGAAAGTACACTAGCCAACAATACGTAGTAGGTATACGTGCAGATTTGTCTGTCGGATACATTTGTCAGTATACTGAATGCACAAACAAAACCCAGGTTGGCTGTTGTATTAATAAATGTTGCTatgtattttacagtacatatgctgctactttaccgccctaggtcggaattaaggacaatacgtgcctatgtcaaaaatttaaagggccatatgtactgtaaaacgtataatacacgtgcgaaaaggtaattcgcaacgagtggcgataaatggGTATTTCGAACAGATACAGAAAGACAGGTGTTTGTATGGAAACATTAAGCTTATTTCTATCACTATGGTTATAATTTACCTGTATGGTAGCAGCTAGTTCGGCGCCGAAACCTGAAGTAAGAGGCGCCTCGTGAGATATTAGGCAACGTCCAGTCTTCTTCACGGACTGCAAACGAAAACACAACAATATCAGCAACcagtacccctagtgtacattttaGAGATGCGCCGGATATtcagttactatccggtatccggcctctACTTTCCGGTCGGATAGTGAAGTACTATCCGGCAGAATACCGGAGAGTGAcgtactatccggccggataccggatagtaactttgaatCATTttagagtaaacaaattggatttaagaaacagtcacgatCATAGTTTAAAGATTCCATTCTGTTCCATTCACttgcactcatttcgaacctagaaatgattgcgcgcgaacgttcactacgaaacaggtcataataacctgcacaatgcgcacctgaaaaaccgaaatgtaggtatagttccgccggccggataccgaatattcggccgatggtcaggccgaacatcc
Protein-coding sequences here:
- the LOC134792261 gene encoding inner nuclear membrane protein Man1-like, with amino-acid sequence MADQVDSMSDAELRTKLAEHGFPVMPITASTRKLLVKKLKLVLDNKSKPRGGGDNKAESRRSLARYSSGEESDLDTNNAREKRAGRRATTGGAMLPPASSKTRRATPKKDSPVKQDSDKGSESDEEKSPVRTHEEVETVTTRRVTRTYAAKDDDYETGSDSDVDADRKTTSPFRSHSRSSDHISSTLPTNDTSTSPPKSSLFSRTSLPSYSSSLSSDHLNSIRSRLGLTSTLGDRPSVSNYTSNYTTSTYQPSTSTIDEVESPYLSNFTKRLSSLKAEPSKPTYADRDINNGSSTLLPRRSYISGVARPDVVDYKSANDKKFLKNNLVSLALVVLVVVFFFCLFFMYIVKRNDITSVVDDQSSVLPICQLNIPGNRPGINCVPREQISYAKDLLKVIHPELTKRVADFQCGKPGVLPYLTEREVLDIAATRADTSDISQCRMDLNNLEVLLVNNPRWGLSVVQLKNLYSKDAEFTPITSTDTVVQQRSKGSVALTLADPSTPLSCLFINTLYSTGSSLVVIGLLTLLALGSQRGYKYYVAYRKRKSDEIYSMVEQIIDVISQETEDSGEPYISVDHVRDTLIPPQNREKMASVWDAAVKFIQRNESRVRMEVQSVDGEDCRVWRWCSAHSSPKRSAAWQGQAFETQEGSVNNLTVSPTPCLKIRHMFDKNDTNDNLRMVVQDAILEKCGERCNVLHIDVDRASCCVYVKCASTSDAGVVYRSLHGWWYEGRLITVKYLRLERYMQRFPNSPSVGPYLKMSRPRRTWDE